A genomic segment from Falsibacillus pallidus encodes:
- a CDS encoding MarR family winged helix-turn-helix transcriptional regulator: MEVKASEINEYWTDIYYHLHYTHTEKVTHQMIRILQHVEKGKDPGVGDIAEWMGLSPNTASEHVKRLIEKKYIEKKKHPEDERRTLLSLTKKGKEVLHRNTMLDEAKLSMILSNLNKKERDMVLTAFELLSKEAKQCTSFSK; encoded by the coding sequence ATGGAAGTTAAAGCAAGTGAAATTAATGAGTACTGGACAGATATTTACTACCACCTTCATTATACTCATACGGAGAAAGTTACCCATCAAATGATTCGCATCCTTCAACATGTAGAGAAAGGAAAGGATCCTGGGGTTGGGGATATTGCCGAATGGATGGGACTATCGCCAAATACGGCATCTGAACATGTAAAAAGGTTGATTGAGAAGAAATATATCGAAAAAAAGAAGCATCCTGAAGATGAGAGGCGCACGCTGCTATCTTTGACGAAGAAAGGAAAGGAAGTTCTTCATCGAAATACAATGCTTGATGAAGCAAAATTATCAATGATTTTGTCCAACTTGAATAAGAAAGAACGAGATATGGTCCTTACGGCATTTGAACTTTTGAGCAAGGAGGCCAAGCAATGTACATCTTTTTCAAAGTAA
- a CDS encoding DUF3147 family protein, giving the protein MYIFFKVMISAAVIGVVTEVARRFPAYGGIIAALPLVSLLSMIWLSVQGEKNAEISQFTFGVLTGFPATAALLFIVFICLKNSIPLAFSIILGVGGWGLFLLLQELITKQINAG; this is encoded by the coding sequence ATGTACATCTTTTTCAAAGTAATGATTTCTGCAGCAGTGATTGGAGTAGTCACTGAAGTTGCCAGAAGGTTCCCTGCATATGGAGGCATTATTGCTGCGTTGCCGCTTGTCAGCTTATTAAGCATGATATGGCTATCGGTTCAAGGGGAGAAAAATGCAGAGATTAGCCAGTTTACTTTTGGGGTTTTGACCGGGTTTCCCGCAACAGCGGCTCTTCTTTTCATTGTCTTTATTTGCCTCAAGAACTCAATTCCTCTCGCATTCTCCATTATTCTTGGTGTTGGGGGATGGGGGCTGTTTCTCTTGTTGCAAGAGTTGATTACGAAACAAATCAATGCAGGGTGA
- a CDS encoding GNAT family N-acetyltransferase, translating into MKSDVLFAETKRLILRPFEQEDFEEWRKGFDGRKPSQYKYDDGFREMPNATKDWFEKWIAGFKDSAARDEMYHLGIFRKEDGANVGKVELIRILRMDYHWAMMGYSIHNQFWKMGYGIESVEAAVKMFFDALGYHRIELQIRPDNVPSIRLAERAGFQYECIRKGFSNENGEWTDYSIYYKNGD; encoded by the coding sequence ATGAAATCAGATGTACTTTTTGCAGAAACAAAACGCTTAATCTTAAGACCGTTTGAACAAGAGGATTTTGAAGAATGGCGGAAGGGCTTTGATGGGAGAAAGCCATCTCAATATAAGTATGATGATGGCTTTCGAGAAATGCCCAATGCCACAAAAGATTGGTTTGAAAAATGGATTGCAGGCTTTAAAGACTCTGCTGCGAGAGATGAGATGTATCATCTTGGCATTTTTCGAAAAGAAGATGGGGCAAATGTCGGTAAAGTGGAATTAATTCGGATATTAAGGATGGATTACCACTGGGCCATGATGGGGTATTCCATCCATAATCAATTTTGGAAAATGGGTTATGGGATAGAAAGTGTTGAAGCAGCAGTCAAAATGTTTTTTGACGCATTGGGCTATCATCGGATCGAATTGCAAATTCGTCCTGATAATGTTCCGTCCATCCGTTTGGCAGAACGTGCAGGTTTCCAATACGAATGCATCAGGAAAGGCTTTTCTAATGAAAATGGCGAATGGACGGACTATAGCATTTACTACAAAAATGGTGATTAA
- a CDS encoding cysteine hydrolase family protein — MKNTALIIIDVQNAMFQESNPVYNGEHLLEQLQNVLYKARSSGCHVFYVQHNGKEGHPLASGSKGWGIHPAITPQEQDIVIQKNTPDSFHNTNLNVELKKKKIEHLILTGIQSEVCVDTTCRRAFSMNYEVTLVSDAHSTWPGSGLSAQQIIDHHNQTLRWFAQVVALNEIEFI, encoded by the coding sequence ATGAAAAATACCGCACTTATCATCATCGATGTACAAAACGCAATGTTTCAAGAAAGTAATCCAGTATATAATGGAGAGCACTTGCTGGAACAGCTTCAAAATGTACTTTATAAAGCACGTTCTTCCGGCTGTCACGTTTTCTATGTCCAACACAATGGCAAAGAAGGACACCCGCTCGCCTCTGGAAGTAAAGGATGGGGAATCCATCCTGCCATTACCCCTCAAGAACAGGACATCGTTATTCAGAAAAATACTCCGGACAGCTTCCATAATACAAATCTTAATGTGGAACTTAAAAAGAAAAAAATCGAACATCTCATTTTGACAGGAATCCAGAGTGAAGTCTGCGTGGACACGACCTGCAGGCGTGCATTCAGTATGAATTATGAAGTCACTCTCGTTTCCGATGCCCACAGTACATGGCCAGGATCCGGATTAAGTGCGCAGCAAATCATCGATCATCATAACCAAACGTTGAGATGGTTTGCCCAAGTTGTTGCATTAAATGAAATTGAATTTATTTAA
- a CDS encoding DUF1835 domain-containing protein — protein sequence MSVHILFGESPAASLRFGFKNEGITEGQFIIYFPTNLAYGPISDLDGKEGIELRGKWIQDHLYHEFFDPFSVEYYIDSFLDCIHSIHEIPPHESIIIWTGENAHEQTGLRFVLHLLRNHPNDIFIINSTHAYNKHCKTPGVTYTFLHTGEVFPEDMVLLWEETNESVTEEEKDSLLQEWRELNKGESILRIWQSSEIKSVEEDYFDRMLVDIASHKKEYMKAARLIGEAIGQIEQYVGDGFYEYRVRHLIQQGIFDYKGKLEGLRNYSIRYRGGK from the coding sequence ATGAGCGTACATATCTTATTTGGAGAATCACCTGCAGCATCTCTGCGGTTTGGTTTTAAAAATGAAGGAATTACGGAAGGTCAGTTCATCATTTATTTTCCAACTAACCTGGCATATGGACCCATTTCTGACTTAGATGGTAAGGAAGGGATTGAATTAAGGGGGAAATGGATCCAAGATCATCTCTACCATGAATTTTTTGACCCATTTTCTGTAGAATACTATATTGATTCATTCCTCGACTGCATTCACTCCATCCACGAAATTCCGCCGCATGAATCCATTATCATTTGGACTGGTGAAAACGCACATGAACAGACTGGTCTGAGATTTGTACTGCACCTATTAAGAAATCATCCCAACGACATTTTCATCATTAATTCCACCCACGCTTATAACAAGCACTGCAAAACTCCCGGGGTAACTTATACATTTCTACATACGGGTGAGGTTTTTCCTGAAGATATGGTTCTATTATGGGAGGAAACGAATGAAAGTGTGACGGAAGAGGAAAAGGACAGCCTTTTACAAGAGTGGAGAGAACTAAACAAAGGAGAGAGCATACTAAGAATTTGGCAGTCCTCAGAAATCAAAAGTGTTGAGGAAGATTATTTTGATCGTATGCTGGTGGATATTGCTTCACACAAAAAGGAATACATGAAGGCTGCCCGCTTGATAGGAGAAGCCATTGGACAGATAGAGCAATATGTAGGGGATGGTTTTTACGAGTATCGGGTGCGCCATCTTATACAACAAGGGATATTTGATTATAAAGGAAAATTGGAAGGGTTGAGGAATTACAGTATCAGGTATAGAGGGGGAAAGTAA
- a CDS encoding GNAT family N-acetyltransferase, which translates to MGSDRFEMTDRLKRIIENAEKEAVRDKCLIVDPDHLLAAFLMERTGVFGEIFLKGQFHLESIKRGMEHSKKEGFVHPIFKTRVTSSILELFLKATEIRERYGQFHLNEGHVLKALMMSGEVDHLLTKEQKAVLISHGTTARDLIVHLPSIMEKSFEDSFIRVARVEEKERVCAFVREHFSADWAETVWNGMETEVPTVFLAENEKGDYIGFAAFDAYKKKKGYFGPMGVLPESRQGGMGKNLLLSCLKEMSNRNYEYAVIGGAGPIEFYEKTCCAAVIPIFEK; encoded by the coding sequence ATGGGCAGCGATCGATTTGAAATGACAGATCGTTTGAAAAGAATCATTGAAAATGCAGAAAAAGAAGCGGTTAGAGATAAGTGTTTAATTGTGGACCCTGATCATTTATTGGCTGCTTTTCTAATGGAAAGGACCGGCGTTTTTGGAGAGATCTTTTTGAAAGGTCAGTTTCATCTTGAGAGCATAAAAAGAGGGATGGAACATTCAAAGAAAGAAGGGTTTGTTCACCCCATTTTTAAAACTAGAGTCACATCTTCCATTCTGGAGCTCTTTTTAAAAGCAACCGAAATAAGGGAAAGGTACGGCCAATTTCATTTAAATGAAGGTCATGTGCTCAAAGCTCTCATGATGTCAGGGGAAGTAGATCATTTGCTTACTAAAGAACAGAAGGCCGTACTGATTTCCCACGGAACCACTGCAAGGGATTTGATTGTCCACCTGCCTTCCATCATGGAGAAGTCTTTTGAGGATTCTTTTATTAGAGTAGCTAGAGTTGAAGAAAAGGAAAGAGTCTGTGCGTTTGTACGAGAACATTTTTCAGCGGATTGGGCAGAAACAGTATGGAACGGAATGGAAACGGAAGTCCCTACCGTCTTTTTGGCAGAGAATGAAAAAGGGGATTATATCGGGTTTGCAGCATTTGATGCCTATAAGAAAAAGAAGGGCTATTTTGGACCGATGGGAGTTTTGCCTGAAAGCCGCCAAGGAGGCATGGGGAAGAACCTTTTACTATCATGCCTTAAAGAGATGTCTAACAGGAATTATGAGTACGCAGTGATAGGAGGAGCAGGTCCTATCGAATTTTATGAAAAAACTTGTTGTGCTGCTGTTATTCCCATATTTGAAAAGTAG
- a CDS encoding universal stress protein, with the protein MFKHILLASDGSKHAQRAAETAAALGSLAQSAVTVLYVIDSSSSKSDVLSKGSKEAIQFEREKKLESTHEILKEKCVHFKTEFVRGDPGPSIVEFANKNGYDLLIVGSRGLNSLQEMVLGSVSHKVAKRVNCPVMIVK; encoded by the coding sequence GTGTTCAAACACATCTTGCTGGCATCCGACGGTTCCAAACATGCCCAAAGAGCTGCAGAAACAGCAGCAGCTCTCGGAAGCCTGGCACAATCCGCAGTAACTGTACTGTATGTAATTGACAGTTCATCTTCTAAATCTGATGTCCTTTCTAAAGGAAGCAAAGAAGCCATTCAATTCGAAAGAGAAAAGAAGCTTGAATCCACCCATGAAATACTTAAGGAAAAATGCGTTCATTTTAAAACAGAATTTGTACGGGGAGATCCGGGTCCATCTATTGTAGAGTTTGCCAATAAGAACGGATATGACCTCCTGATAGTCGGGAGCAGGGGCTTGAACAGCCTCCAGGAAATGGTGCTGGGAAGCGTAAGCCATAAAGTGGCCAAACGAGTGAACTGTCCTGTAATGATTGTGAAGTGA
- a CDS encoding bifunctional metallophosphatase/5'-nucleotidase has translation MRFKIIHTNDLHSHFEAFARAATVIKKEKNEHTLLLDGGDFADFKSIELQGTRGIAAIELLTEAGYDALTVGNNEMFNGVDTLEHMAEDGRIPFISANLFRKDRTSINGLLSSTIIEKQGIRFFITGTSPDMGVFCDGLGIHMTDFKQAIQEELEKNKGLYDVGILLNHVGTFADVELIGELDGIDVILSAHDHQLFSEVKVQQGIIWNSAGNYGEHVGVIEIEVTEAGVSLIDSKMIETKDFEGDERTLSILQRNKEKAVDILSQPLYSLNEPLWHDVIEENPISNLIADGLKDMLGAELGLINSGIVNAGAFGFISRKKLIETCPSPLNPTYFEIQGEHLLKALEDSLDAQVCMADGRGPGFRGRFVGRLHVSGAAIIHDGKKILHMTIGNEPIEAEKWYRVASSDYLQRGSGYPSLAHNKNDRYMAEEIKDVIEIYAKKSEFVKRAVRKRWVEKSRIKV, from the coding sequence ATGAGGTTTAAAATCATACATACGAATGATCTGCATAGTCACTTTGAGGCATTTGCCAGGGCGGCGACAGTGATTAAGAAAGAGAAAAATGAACATACCCTCCTATTGGACGGCGGGGATTTTGCCGACTTTAAAAGTATTGAACTGCAGGGCACCAGGGGGATCGCTGCCATCGAACTCTTGACAGAAGCAGGGTATGATGCTTTGACCGTCGGGAATAATGAAATGTTCAATGGAGTCGATACACTCGAGCACATGGCGGAGGATGGCAGGATTCCATTCATCAGCGCAAATTTATTCAGAAAGGATCGTACTAGTATTAATGGGCTGTTATCCAGCACGATTATTGAAAAGCAAGGCATTCGATTCTTTATAACAGGCACCTCGCCTGATATGGGTGTTTTCTGTGATGGACTTGGCATCCATATGACTGATTTTAAACAAGCGATTCAGGAAGAATTAGAGAAAAATAAAGGATTGTATGATGTCGGCATCCTTTTGAACCATGTCGGGACATTTGCTGACGTGGAATTGATCGGGGAATTGGATGGGATTGATGTCATCCTCTCCGCCCATGACCATCAGCTTTTTTCAGAGGTGAAAGTTCAACAAGGGATCATCTGGAACAGTGCAGGGAACTACGGGGAGCACGTCGGTGTTATTGAAATTGAAGTGACAGAAGCTGGTGTTTCACTTATCGATTCCAAAATGATTGAAACGAAAGATTTTGAAGGGGATGAAAGAACCCTTTCCATTCTTCAAAGAAATAAAGAAAAAGCAGTGGATATTCTGAGCCAGCCGCTTTACTCGCTTAATGAGCCCCTGTGGCACGATGTAATCGAAGAAAATCCGATTTCCAATCTGATTGCCGATGGTTTAAAGGATATGCTTGGGGCGGAACTCGGATTGATCAATAGCGGGATCGTCAACGCTGGTGCTTTTGGGTTTATTTCACGCAAGAAATTAATTGAAACATGCCCATCCCCACTGAATCCGACTTATTTTGAAATTCAGGGCGAGCATTTATTGAAAGCGTTGGAGGACTCTCTTGATGCACAGGTCTGCATGGCAGATGGGCGAGGACCAGGCTTCAGGGGGCGCTTTGTCGGCAGGCTGCATGTTTCTGGAGCGGCCATCATTCATGATGGGAAGAAGATTTTGCATATGACCATTGGCAATGAACCCATTGAGGCAGAAAAATGGTATCGCGTCGCAAGTTCTGACTATCTGCAAAGAGGTTCAGGGTATCCATCTCTTGCACACAATAAGAATGACCGTTACATGGCCGAGGAGATCAAAGATGTCATTGAGATCTATGCGAAAAAAAGCGAATTTGTTAAGCGTGCTGTGAGGAAAAGATGGGTTGAGAAAAGCCGTATCAAGGTCTGA
- a CDS encoding STAS domain-containing protein, with translation MDQELYQYLVEHLNEITDEWLKMRDEKNGSVYSKDANTDTVELLRKQNELTNMTVSSVLLEDKDKFNEQLEQWAVTVAHSRAESQTPIYEVLWALSKVREVYWRFVERFSNANNITVSAMGEWASKINSAFDQLNIDFAEKYYNLVTRRLVSQQNLISELSSPVIPISQSKGILPLIGDIDTLRAKLILETIPGKCMESQVDHLFIDLSGVSIIDTMVAHEIFQLIQVLGLLGVQATLTGIRPEIAQTSVQLGLNFSQIPTYSTLRLALENAEKEPVIL, from the coding sequence ATGGATCAAGAACTTTATCAATATTTGGTTGAACATTTAAATGAAATAACCGATGAATGGCTTAAAATGCGAGATGAAAAAAATGGATCCGTTTATTCCAAGGATGCCAATACAGACACGGTGGAACTTCTTCGTAAACAGAATGAGTTGACCAACATGACAGTTTCAAGTGTTTTACTAGAAGACAAAGATAAATTTAATGAGCAATTGGAACAGTGGGCAGTTACCGTCGCACATAGCAGGGCGGAAAGCCAGACACCGATTTATGAAGTGCTTTGGGCGTTAAGCAAGGTTAGAGAGGTCTACTGGAGATTTGTCGAGAGATTCTCTAATGCAAACAATATTACGGTTTCTGCCATGGGCGAATGGGCGAGCAAAATTAATAGCGCATTTGATCAGCTGAATATCGATTTTGCTGAAAAATACTATAATCTTGTTACCAGGCGTCTTGTGTCACAGCAAAATTTGATTTCCGAATTAAGTTCCCCTGTCATTCCCATATCACAATCCAAAGGGATTCTTCCCCTGATTGGCGATATTGATACTTTGAGGGCAAAATTAATTCTCGAAACCATCCCAGGAAAATGCATGGAATCGCAGGTCGATCACTTATTTATCGACCTTTCAGGGGTATCCATCATCGATACTATGGTTGCTCATGAAATTTTCCAACTCATTCAAGTACTTGGACTTCTAGGAGTTCAAGCAACCTTGACTGGAATTCGTCCGGAAATTGCACAGACATCTGTTCAATTAGGATTGAATTTTTCACAAATCCCTACTTATTCTACGTTGAGATTAGCGCTCGAAAACGCTGAAAAAGAACCCGTCATCCTTTGA
- a CDS encoding NUDIX hydrolase, with translation MIAQALVIQDNKVLMVKQYVQRGDIVWNFPGGGIEAGETPQQACLREVKEETGYDIKINRLLLEDSNKHTFAADIIGGELHIDMNNQANSDIIDAAWIPLSDTEKFDKVTAPLLKLVAAVEGK, from the coding sequence TTGATTGCCCAAGCGCTTGTAATTCAAGACAATAAAGTACTAATGGTCAAACAATATGTCCAAAGGGGAGACATTGTGTGGAACTTCCCCGGTGGAGGAATTGAAGCAGGAGAAACTCCTCAACAGGCTTGTCTTCGTGAAGTCAAAGAAGAAACAGGATACGACATAAAAATAAATAGATTGCTCTTAGAGGATTCTAATAAACATACTTTCGCAGCGGATATCATTGGGGGAGAATTACACATTGATATGAATAATCAAGCAAACTCCGACATTATAGATGCCGCGTGGATTCCCCTTTCTGATACGGAGAAATTTGATAAGGTTACTGCTCCTCTTTTAAAATTAGTTGCTGCGGTAGAAGGTAAATAG
- a CDS encoding ArsR/SmtB family transcription factor — MKKLNLEPKRETVALKAESSPVWEVILGIAGFTYKVNRHTFHLNDQWIEEEKSMDLSLLNRLEYIEQTNLWYGMIMLQNKISADSIDSFIHTVERMEDELFFETLLPYHSREAEGLKKESVSNPSKLYEYTELFQTHIYLYGYLHTLLKHSNEQLKKLIQGAVESWYEWVCKHPNWEKWMEILESEQKEHSNLETVHPSSQIEHITGGAQYEPEPGIWIVKMIPQISYRPWLLELRTMEEKLFFYPVKEEYFSEPGVPSSQLVQGHKALGDGLRLSVLYELRKGSMSLQEMSRLFQVSKTTLHHQLSLLRGAKFIRVDKGIYSINMNHLQHFSEELIRFIGEEK; from the coding sequence TTGAAAAAATTGAATTTGGAACCGAAAAGAGAAACGGTTGCTTTAAAAGCGGAATCTTCGCCTGTTTGGGAAGTCATTCTTGGAATTGCAGGTTTTACATACAAAGTGAATAGACATACCTTTCATTTAAATGATCAATGGATAGAAGAAGAGAAATCGATGGATCTTTCACTTTTAAATCGCTTGGAATATATCGAACAAACGAATCTCTGGTACGGGATGATCATGCTTCAAAATAAGATTTCAGCGGATTCAATAGATAGCTTTATACATACGGTAGAGCGAATGGAAGATGAGTTATTCTTTGAAACGCTTCTTCCCTATCACAGCCGAGAAGCAGAAGGGTTGAAAAAAGAATCTGTCTCCAACCCAAGCAAGCTCTATGAATACACAGAATTATTTCAAACTCACATCTATTTGTACGGTTATCTGCATACCCTCCTGAAACACTCCAATGAGCAATTAAAGAAATTGATCCAGGGAGCGGTAGAGAGCTGGTATGAATGGGTGTGCAAGCATCCCAATTGGGAAAAATGGATGGAAATCCTCGAATCAGAGCAGAAGGAACATTCGAATTTGGAAACCGTTCATCCCAGCAGCCAAATTGAACATATTACGGGCGGTGCCCAATATGAGCCAGAACCGGGAATTTGGATTGTGAAAATGATTCCCCAAATAAGCTACCGGCCATGGCTGCTGGAGTTGAGAACGATGGAGGAGAAATTATTCTTTTATCCGGTGAAGGAAGAATACTTCTCAGAACCGGGCGTTCCATCTTCCCAGCTGGTCCAAGGTCATAAAGCACTGGGGGATGGACTGCGATTAAGTGTCTTATATGAATTAAGAAAAGGCTCCATGTCACTTCAGGAGATGAGTAGATTATTTCAGGTAAGCAAGACGACGCTTCATCATCAATTATCCCTTTTAAGGGGAGCGAAATTCATCAGGGTGGATAAAGGGATCTATTCCATCAATATGAATCACCTTCAACATTTTTCTGAGGAATTGATCAGATTTATTGGTGAGGAAAAATGA
- a CDS encoding MFS transporter translates to MIGGSRGFKLLWMGEVVSEFGGAAGGIINGLLLFEWTGSKEWMGAIWLIYFLPSLVMQGVSAPFLNHVRKERLMRRVQVIRALAYLLPLLGTLIHTKAAVIAGLFILQCVLGLLQPIYASLGFSLLPSLCKEDELKKCNALLDGTLRIMSFLAPGIISLLLIIFPMHLLYFISSCMFLLSYVSLKKLPESSPQYSSVWSKKFWWGEMRKGYRVFFQYPILLKLTVLSSIVQFAVGAALVVNIPFIKEELKGANWMYAIFSGAFPIGYTIGTFILSRSNLGRKAMYAGLAGGGASFLLLVIVPSAPFAWMTELFGGICFPLFNAQSSALFQKLAPKERLSQLSSIRLLFIRVGMPLGILFATLCSSIGSSERMIYGIIGLVILIPALYSYFQSFLVNKKINLNI, encoded by the coding sequence ATGATAGGAGGTTCCCGTGGATTCAAGCTGCTGTGGATGGGAGAAGTGGTGTCTGAGTTCGGAGGAGCGGCCGGAGGGATCATCAATGGGCTTTTGCTGTTTGAATGGACGGGTTCGAAGGAATGGATGGGGGCTATTTGGCTGATTTATTTTTTACCTTCCCTAGTGATGCAGGGGGTAAGTGCGCCATTTTTAAATCATGTAAGAAAAGAAAGGTTGATGAGAAGGGTGCAGGTGATAAGAGCATTGGCATACCTGCTGCCTCTCCTCGGTACGCTGATCCATACAAAGGCAGCTGTGATTGCAGGATTGTTCATTCTTCAATGCGTGCTCGGTTTGCTGCAGCCCATCTATGCGAGTCTTGGGTTTTCGTTGCTTCCCAGTTTGTGCAAGGAGGATGAACTGAAAAAATGCAATGCCCTCCTAGACGGTACTCTCAGGATAATGAGTTTTTTAGCACCAGGGATTATCTCACTTTTATTAATTATTTTTCCGATGCATTTACTGTATTTCATCTCCTCATGTATGTTTCTGCTTAGCTATGTATCTCTCAAAAAACTTCCAGAATCAAGTCCACAGTATTCTTCTGTCTGGTCAAAGAAATTTTGGTGGGGTGAAATGAGGAAAGGGTATCGCGTATTTTTTCAATATCCCATCCTTTTGAAATTGACCGTACTGTCCTCCATAGTGCAATTTGCCGTAGGAGCAGCACTCGTTGTTAATATTCCATTCATTAAAGAAGAACTTAAAGGGGCAAATTGGATGTATGCCATCTTTTCAGGTGCTTTTCCGATTGGCTACACCATTGGAACCTTTATACTTTCCAGAAGCAACTTAGGCCGCAAAGCCATGTATGCCGGCTTGGCAGGGGGAGGAGCTTCTTTTCTGCTCTTAGTCATCGTGCCATCCGCCCCGTTTGCATGGATGACAGAATTATTTGGTGGAATCTGTTTTCCGCTATTCAATGCACAGAGTTCCGCTCTCTTTCAAAAATTGGCGCCTAAGGAGCGGCTATCACAATTAAGTTCCATCCGGCTGTTATTTATTCGAGTAGGGATGCCTTTAGGGATCCTATTCGCAACCCTTTGCTCTTCAATCGGATCATCAGAAAGAATGATTTATGGAATCATCGGACTCGTCATCCTCATTCCAGCCCTGTACTCATACTTTCAATCATTCCTTGTGAACAAGAAAATAAATCTGAATATTTGA
- a CDS encoding class I SAM-dependent methyltransferase, whose product MLNKQGFNLWAQDYEQTVQQIEEKNSYPFAGYKEILNTVYNEVKEKENGSILDIGFGTGVLSKRLYDEGYSIAGIDFSDEMIRLAEKKMPNAQLVEWDISKGFPPELTERTFDFIVSTYALHHLTDEGKAEFIQELMKRLNPGGKILIGDIAFATRKELEACRLDNLHHWDEDEFYFVFDEFQESIKELSKSDFYPISHCGGVIVIQK is encoded by the coding sequence ATGCTAAATAAACAAGGTTTCAATTTGTGGGCACAGGATTATGAGCAGACCGTCCAGCAGATTGAAGAGAAAAACAGCTATCCATTTGCTGGATATAAAGAAATATTAAATACGGTGTACAACGAGGTTAAGGAAAAAGAAAACGGTTCTATACTGGACATCGGGTTTGGTACAGGCGTCCTTTCCAAAAGACTCTATGATGAAGGGTATAGTATAGCAGGCATTGATTTTTCTGACGAAATGATCAGGCTGGCGGAAAAAAAGATGCCCAATGCCCAGTTGGTAGAATGGGATATTTCAAAAGGATTTCCACCAGAATTGACAGAGAGAACATTTGATTTTATCGTTTCAACCTATGCCCTGCATCATTTGACAGATGAAGGGAAGGCAGAATTCATTCAAGAATTGATGAAGAGGCTGAACCCGGGCGGGAAAATCCTGATCGGGGATATCGCATTTGCTACACGAAAAGAATTGGAAGCATGCCGGTTGGATAATCTTCATCATTGGGACGAAGATGAATTTTATTTCGTTTTTGATGAATTCCAAGAATCCATTAAAGAATTAAGCAAAAGTGATTTTTATCCTATTTCTCATTGTGGGGGAGTCATTGTGATACAGAAATAA
- a CDS encoding sulfite exporter TauE/SafE family protein encodes MEWSLLFAVLGAVFLGALTRSTFGFGEAVVSMPILALLPLKLNTSVSLIGLAGLMVALLSLKSGWKEIDKPVILKLAITTIVGIPIGIFIIKSIPSIYVTTGLGVFLVLYGVYSLGKPYLFNSVSKERFSNPNWALPFGLASGALGSAYNFNGVPVVIYATLQKWEPSKFRSMMQAHFLISGMFIVSGQAIGGLWSKELFILFGLSLPFILLATWLGRVVHQKIHPKKFERYVYILIIVLGIMLLIT; translated from the coding sequence ATGGAATGGTCATTGCTTTTTGCTGTGTTGGGAGCCGTTTTTTTAGGGGCGCTTACGAGGTCGACTTTCGGGTTTGGGGAAGCGGTTGTCAGTATGCCGATCTTAGCGCTGCTTCCGTTAAAACTGAACACATCTGTTTCACTAATTGGGCTCGCAGGACTTATGGTAGCTTTATTGTCCTTAAAATCAGGCTGGAAAGAAATTGATAAGCCTGTTATTTTAAAATTGGCCATCACGACCATTGTCGGGATTCCGATTGGTATTTTCATTATCAAGTCGATTCCTTCTATATATGTGACAACCGGTCTCGGGGTCTTTTTGGTTTTATATGGTGTTTATTCCTTAGGCAAGCCATACTTATTCAATTCTGTTTCTAAAGAACGATTTTCTAACCCGAATTGGGCACTCCCATTCGGACTTGCATCTGGAGCTTTAGGCAGTGCCTATAATTTTAATGGGGTGCCTGTCGTGATTTATGCCACACTCCAAAAATGGGAGCCATCCAAATTCAGGAGTATGATGCAGGCGCATTTTTTGATTTCAGGAATGTTTATTGTTTCGGGGCAGGCCATTGGCGGTCTATGGTCCAAAGAATTGTTTATACTTTTTGGATTGTCGCTGCCTTTCATTTTATTGGCCACCTGGCTAGGGAGAGTCGTTCACCAAAAAATCCATCCGAAAAAATTTGAACGATATGTATATATTCTTATCATTGTTTTAGGCATCATGCTATTGATTACATAA